In Rhodospirillum rubrum ATCC 11170, a genomic segment contains:
- a CDS encoding aminotransferase class I/II-fold pyridoxal phosphate-dependent enzyme, producing MALKVARRGLIPPFIVMDVMRAAAEREATGAEVMHLEVGQPSTGLPEQALDEVARRLHSGPMGYTVALGLDALREAIALHYQRTQGVAVDPGRIIVTTGSSAGFILAFLAAFEAGDRVGLAAPGYPAYRHILKALGCEPVILPTGPETRYQPTVAVLEEAGMDLDGLIVASPANPTGTVMPAADLKALVAYCGERGIRLISDEIYHGITYGEAALSTVGLAEHPVVVNSFSKYFCMTGWRLGWLVLPPDLLRPVECLTQNLFISPPALSQYAGLAALRHHGAFEENIRRYARNRQILLDALPAAGFGAFAPADGAFYLYGDVSGLTDDSLGFCARMLAETGVAATPGLDFDDARGAHFVRFSFSGATETIEKAARRLLEWKGGRG from the coding sequence ATGGCTTTGAAAGTGGCCCGGCGGGGCCTTATTCCGCCGTTTATCGTGATGGACGTGATGCGCGCGGCGGCGGAGCGCGAGGCCACCGGCGCCGAGGTCATGCACCTCGAGGTCGGCCAGCCGTCCACCGGTCTGCCCGAGCAGGCGCTTGACGAGGTGGCGCGGCGCCTGCACAGCGGGCCGATGGGCTATACGGTGGCCCTTGGCCTGGATGCCCTGCGCGAGGCCATCGCCTTGCATTACCAGCGCACCCAGGGGGTGGCTGTCGATCCCGGCCGCATCATCGTGACCACCGGATCCTCGGCGGGCTTCATCCTGGCCTTCCTCGCCGCTTTCGAGGCCGGCGACCGCGTGGGGCTGGCCGCGCCCGGCTATCCGGCCTATCGCCATATCCTCAAGGCCCTGGGCTGCGAGCCGGTGATCTTGCCGACCGGCCCGGAAACCCGCTACCAGCCGACGGTGGCGGTGCTGGAAGAGGCCGGGATGGATCTGGACGGGTTGATCGTCGCCAGTCCGGCCAATCCGACCGGCACGGTGATGCCCGCCGCCGACCTCAAGGCCCTGGTCGCTTATTGCGGCGAGCGGGGGATCCGCCTGATCTCCGACGAGATCTATCACGGCATCACCTATGGCGAGGCGGCGTTAAGCACGGTCGGGCTTGCCGAGCATCCGGTGGTGGTCAACAGCTTTTCCAAATACTTCTGCATGACCGGCTGGCGCCTGGGCTGGCTGGTGCTGCCCCCCGACCTGCTGCGCCCGGTGGAATGCCTGACCCAGAACCTGTTCATCAGCCCGCCGGCCCTGTCGCAATACGCCGGGCTGGCCGCCTTGCGCCATCATGGGGCCTTTGAAGAGAACATCCGCCGCTATGCCCGCAATCGCCAGATCCTGCTTGATGCCCTGCCGGCGGCGGGCTTCGGCGCCTTCGCCCCCGCCGATGGCGCGTTCTATCTGTATGGCGATGTCAGCGGCCTGACCGACGACAGTCTGGGGTTCTGCGCCCGCATGCTGGCCGAAACCGGCGTCGCCGCCACCCCCGGCCTTGATTTCGACGACGCCCGCGGCGCCCATTTTGTCCGCTTCAGCTTCAGCGGCGCGACGGAAACCATCGAAAAGGCCGCCCGTCGTCTGCTGGAATGGAAAGGCGGTCGCGGATAG
- a CDS encoding gamma-glutamyltransferase has product MVAGCADDRQIGVVGYIEGFSGVVAADEPQAVLAGRDILSAGGRAADAAVAMAFTLAVTLPSAAGLGGGGLCVVYDAKANKAETLDFLPGPASGGMAAYGAPGGAFGGGRAVAVPALGRGMFALNAKYGTLRWEGLLAAPENLARFGFPVSRAFGQRLADLPRGPGVDRRLSARFAGVSEGGRYSDVDLAGLIGRLRQRGPGEMHDGQLAREIAQAAQAEGIGLTVEDLRRQLPRWLPTTTAERGNEIVHTATTPGAAGGSGGAAPGATGFVVADSYGNAVSCALTLGRPFGSGRIMPNQGFVLADASAVAGGGEALATLLMINPNVHEFHLAIAGAGAGAAALQSAVARPLLENEGDAQAAIAGAISAVASGARVNVASCPQGIPPKPASCRAATDPRGAGYALRAGS; this is encoded by the coding sequence ATGGTCGCCGGCTGCGCCGATGACCGCCAGATCGGCGTTGTCGGCTACATTGAAGGCTTTTCCGGGGTCGTCGCCGCCGATGAACCCCAGGCGGTTCTGGCCGGGCGCGATATCTTGAGCGCCGGCGGCCGCGCCGCCGATGCCGCCGTGGCCATGGCCTTCACCCTGGCCGTCACCTTGCCCTCCGCGGCCGGGCTGGGCGGCGGCGGCCTGTGCGTGGTCTATGACGCCAAGGCCAATAAGGCCGAGACCCTGGATTTCCTGCCCGGCCCGGCTTCGGGGGGAATGGCCGCCTATGGCGCGCCCGGCGGCGCCTTTGGCGGCGGGCGGGCGGTGGCGGTGCCGGCCCTGGGGCGCGGCATGTTCGCGCTGAATGCCAAATACGGCACGCTGCGCTGGGAAGGCCTGCTCGCCGCGCCGGAAAATCTGGCGCGCTTCGGCTTCCCGGTCTCGCGGGCCTTTGGCCAAAGACTGGCCGATTTGCCGCGCGGCCCGGGGGTGGATCGGCGATTGAGCGCCCGCTTCGCCGGGGTCAGCGAGGGGGGGCGGTATAGCGACGTCGATCTGGCCGGTCTGATCGGCCGCCTGCGCCAGCGTGGCCCGGGCGAGATGCACGACGGCCAACTGGCCCGTGAAATCGCTCAGGCCGCCCAGGCCGAGGGCATCGGCCTGACCGTCGAGGACCTGCGCCGCCAGTTGCCGCGCTGGCTGCCGACCACCACCGCCGAGCGCGGCAACGAGATCGTTCACACCGCCACCACCCCGGGCGCCGCCGGGGGATCGGGCGGCGCGGCGCCGGGCGCCACCGGCTTTGTCGTGGCCGACAGCTATGGCAACGCGGTGTCTTGCGCCCTGACCCTGGGGCGGCCCTTTGGCAGTGGCAGGATCATGCCCAATCAGGGCTTCGTGCTGGCCGATGCCAGCGCCGTGGCCGGGGGGGGCGAGGCTTTGGCCACCTTGCTGATGATCAACCCCAATGTGCACGAGTTCCATCTGGCGATCGCCGGCGCCGGCGCCGGGGCGGCCGCCCTGCAAAGCGCCGTCGCCCGCCCCTTGCTCGAGAATGAGGGCGATGCGCAAGCCGCGATCGCCGGGGCGATCTCCGCCGTGGCCAGCGGGGCGCGGGTCAATGTCGCCTCGTGCCCCCAGGGTATTCCGCCCAAACCGGCCTCGTGCCGGGCGGCGACCGATCCCCGGGGGGCTGGCTATGCCCTGAGGGCGGGCAGCTAA
- a CDS encoding M48 family metalloprotease — MRLLIAGRLFFGLGLALWALGAGPSPARAAGMSLIRDAEIENTIAMIATPLLRAASIGDRAITFRLINDDTINAFATTEMRVFVYTGLFLKTEGPDELKGVIAHEMGHLAGGHLLRMKDEMANASMTALVGMLAGAAAGIASGRGDVGSAVMMGTNQAAMRGFLTFSRTQESSADSFAMRMLDATGQSAAGMLKFFRKLGDQEALITASQDPYVRTHPLTRDRITAVADHVAHSRFSDVPPSPAEVLAYQRAKAKLMAFLKSTGATLAAYPATDRSVAARYARAIAYYRAGDLGRALPLIDGLIAEDPNDPYFEELRGQMLFENQRLREALGSYTKAARLAPTEPLILVSLAHVQVELGDRPLLENALTNLNAALGLDPTNSFAWRQMANASGKLGDEAMAAYYLAEMALSQGDPREALAHAKRAEGRIPKGSPQGLRLQDLIAEAERQKKRQEDRD, encoded by the coding sequence ATGCGCCTTCTCATTGCTGGTAGGCTTTTCTTCGGGCTTGGCTTGGCCTTATGGGCGCTGGGCGCCGGACCAAGTCCCGCCAGGGCGGCGGGCATGTCGCTGATCCGCGACGCGGAAATCGAAAATACCATCGCGATGATCGCGACGCCACTGTTGCGCGCGGCGAGCATCGGCGATCGGGCCATCACCTTCCGATTGATAAACGACGATACGATCAACGCCTTCGCCACGACCGAGATGCGGGTTTTCGTCTATACCGGGTTGTTTCTCAAAACCGAAGGGCCAGACGAACTCAAAGGCGTCATCGCCCACGAAATGGGCCATCTCGCCGGCGGCCATTTGCTGCGCATGAAGGACGAAATGGCCAATGCGTCGATGACGGCGCTGGTTGGCATGCTGGCCGGAGCGGCGGCCGGTATCGCCAGCGGTCGCGGCGATGTCGGCAGCGCGGTGATGATGGGCACCAATCAGGCGGCGATGCGCGGTTTTCTGACCTTCAGCCGCACCCAGGAAAGCTCGGCCGATTCCTTTGCCATGCGCATGCTTGACGCCACGGGGCAATCGGCGGCGGGCATGCTGAAGTTCTTTCGCAAACTGGGCGATCAGGAAGCCTTGATCACCGCCAGCCAGGACCCTTACGTTCGCACCCACCCGCTGACCCGCGATCGCATCACCGCCGTGGCCGACCACGTCGCCCATTCCCGTTTCAGCGACGTTCCGCCCTCCCCCGCCGAGGTCCTGGCCTATCAGCGGGCCAAGGCCAAGCTGATGGCCTTCCTCAAATCCACCGGCGCCACCCTGGCCGCCTATCCCGCGACCGATCGATCGGTCGCGGCCCGCTATGCCCGGGCCATCGCCTATTACCGGGCGGGTGATCTTGGCCGCGCCCTGCCGCTGATCGACGGCCTGATCGCCGAGGATCCGAACGATCCCTATTTCGAGGAACTGCGCGGCCAGATGTTGTTTGAAAACCAACGTCTGCGCGAAGCGCTCGGCTCCTATACTAAGGCCGCCCGCCTCGCCCCCACCGAACCGCTTATTCTGGTGTCCCTGGCCCATGTCCAGGTGGAATTGGGCGACCGGCCTTTGCTTGAAAACGCCCTGACCAATCTCAACGCCGCGCTCGGGCTTGATCCGACCAATTCCTTCGCTTGGCGGCAGATGGCCAACGCCTCGGGCAAACTGGGCGACGAGGCGATGGCGGCCTATTATCTGGCCGAGATGGCCCTGTCCCAGGGCGACCCACGCGAGGCTTTGGCCCATGCCAAACGGGCCGAGGGACGCATCCCCAAGGGCTCACCCCAGGGCTTGCGCCTTCAGGATCTGATCGCCGAGGCCGAGCGCCAGAAGAAACGCCAGGAAGATCGCGATTAA
- a CDS encoding CidA/LrgA family protein — MPTAMTALLGCQLLGELIVRALHLPIPGPVLGLLLLLAWLLLGTTVTLPVSSSLPEVARGLLNHMSLLFIPAGVGIILHGQTLADQWLPISVSLFGSTALALIATALTFRAVCKIMERSKAKKEGGR; from the coding sequence TTGCCCACCGCCATGACCGCCCTGCTCGGCTGCCAGCTTCTGGGAGAGCTGATCGTGCGGGCCCTGCACCTGCCCATTCCCGGGCCGGTGCTCGGCCTTCTTCTGCTGCTCGCCTGGCTTTTGCTGGGCACCACCGTCACCCTGCCGGTCTCCAGTTCCCTGCCCGAGGTGGCGCGCGGTCTGCTGAACCATATGTCGCTGCTGTTCATTCCCGCCGGCGTCGGCATCATCCTTCATGGACAGACCCTAGCCGACCAATGGCTGCCGATCTCGGTCAGCCTGTTTGGCAGTACCGCCCTGGCCCTGATCGCCACCGCCCTGACCTTCCGCGCCGTCTGCAAGATCATGGAGCGCTCGAAGGCCAAGAAGGAGGGCGGGCGATGA
- a CDS encoding LrgB family protein, which produces MNGLPGEIHDLWVYLHATPLFWLTVTLLAYLIGLGLHSVARLNPLVNPVAIAVLLLVGLLKITGTDYHDYFSGAQFVHFLLGPATVALAVPLFENIGKVRQALIPMGIALVVGSTVAAGSAMGLAALTGATPEVLLSMAPKSATTPIAMGISESIGGLPELTAVMVILTGVLGAVIVTPLMTLLGIKDMRARGFAAGVAAHGLGTARAFQVDPLAGTFAGIGMGMNGLMTTLVVAVLVGFF; this is translated from the coding sequence ATGAACGGCCTTCCCGGCGAAATCCACGACCTGTGGGTCTATCTGCACGCGACGCCGCTGTTCTGGCTGACCGTCACCTTGCTCGCCTATCTGATCGGGCTGGGGCTGCACAGCGTCGCCCGCCTCAATCCGCTGGTCAATCCGGTGGCCATCGCCGTTTTGTTGCTTGTCGGCCTGCTGAAGATCACCGGAACGGACTATCACGACTATTTCTCCGGGGCCCAGTTCGTTCACTTTCTGCTCGGTCCGGCGACGGTGGCGCTGGCCGTTCCGCTGTTTGAAAACATCGGCAAGGTGCGTCAGGCGCTGATCCCGATGGGGATCGCCCTGGTCGTCGGCTCGACGGTGGCGGCGGGTTCGGCGATGGGGCTGGCCGCCCTGACCGGCGCCACGCCCGAGGTGTTGCTGTCGATGGCGCCGAAATCGGCGACGACACCGATCGCCATGGGCATCAGCGAGAGCATTGGCGGCCTGCCCGAACTGACGGCGGTGATGGTGATCCTGACCGGCGTGCTGGGCGCGGTGATCGTCACCCCTTTGATGACTCTCCTTGGCATCAAGGATATGCGGGCGCGGGGCTTCGCCGCCGGGGTCGCCGCCCATGGCCTGGGCACGGCGCGCGCCTTCCAGGTCGACCCGCTGGCCGGCACCTTCGCCGGCATCGGCATGGGCATGAACGGCCTGATGACCACCCTGGTGGTCGCGGTGCTGGTGGGATTCTTCTAG
- a CDS encoding DsbA family protein gives MTFALRPLRALRPLLLAATLIGGALAPALAAEDSLSPAQQAAVRALIRDTLVSDPEILREAVQALQAKDEAEASAQQARAIKDLGPLLHSPEGLPALGNPKGDVTVIEFSDYNCGYCKRVFPVLWDEVEADGQIKLYVMEYPILGAESVMAARAALAAIGQDKYAEFHKALMAHKGKFTEEAIAGIARAQGLDAAKLKTAMAGKEVDAALARSFQIGQALGISGTPAFIVADRLVPGALDPATLKALVKEARSGK, from the coding sequence ATGACCTTCGCTCTTCGTCCGCTTCGCGCGCTCCGCCCCCTGCTGCTTGCCGCGACCCTGATCGGCGGCGCGCTTGCGCCGGCCCTGGCCGCCGAGGATAGCCTGTCGCCCGCCCAGCAGGCCGCCGTGCGCGCCCTGATCCGCGACACCCTGGTCTCGGACCCGGAAATCCTGCGCGAGGCCGTCCAGGCCCTCCAAGCCAAGGACGAGGCCGAGGCCTCGGCCCAGCAGGCGCGCGCCATCAAGGACCTGGGCCCGCTGTTGCACAGCCCCGAAGGCTTGCCCGCTTTGGGCAATCCCAAGGGGGACGTCACCGTCATCGAGTTTTCCGACTACAACTGCGGCTACTGCAAGCGCGTTTTCCCCGTGCTGTGGGACGAGGTCGAGGCCGACGGCCAGATCAAGCTCTATGTGATGGAATACCCCATTCTCGGAGCGGAGTCGGTGATGGCGGCGCGGGCCGCCCTGGCGGCGATCGGCCAGGACAAATACGCCGAATTCCATAAGGCGCTGATGGCCCATAAGGGCAAGTTCACCGAAGAGGCCATCGCCGGGATCGCCCGCGCCCAAGGCCTTGATGCGGCCAAACTCAAGACCGCCATGGCGGGCAAGGAGGTTGACGCCGCCCTCGCCCGCTCGTTCCAGATCGGTCAGGCCCTGGGCATCTCGGGCACCCCGGCCTTCATCGTCGCCGACCGCCTCGTCCCCGGCGCCCTCGACCCCGCCACCCTCAAGGCCCTGGTCAAGGAAGCCCGCAGCGGGAAATAA
- a CDS encoding type II toxin-antitoxin system RelE/ParE family toxin: protein MIRRFRTRALEDLFHDGTTRHIDKRHHRNCLLILDALNMATCARDLEGVKDFHPLKGNRSGEYAMHVSGNWCITFRFDGADITDIGFEDYH, encoded by the coding sequence ATGATCCGGAGATTTCGCACTCGCGCTTTGGAAGACCTGTTTCACGACGGAACCACCCGCCACATCGACAAACGCCATCACCGCAATTGTCTTTTGATTCTTGATGCCTTGAACATGGCGACCTGCGCTCGGGATCTGGAAGGCGTGAAGGACTTTCATCCCTTGAAAGGCAACAGATCCGGAGAGTATGCGATGCACGTCAGCGGAAATTGGTGCATTACCTTTCGATTCGACGGGGCGGATATTACGGATATAGGTTTTGAAGACTATCATTAG
- a CDS encoding HigA family addiction module antitoxin has translation MMIPKNRQPTHPGQILKDLYLDPRAVSITAFAEATGLSRKHLSQIINGHVGITPDTAVRLGEVLGTSAHMWMNGQTTYDLWHAQRRLTEGRPVHSGAFAVHPDNGAPA, from the coding sequence ATGATGATCCCCAAAAATAGACAGCCAACCCACCCTGGCCAGATCTTGAAGGATCTTTATCTCGATCCGCGCGCCGTCTCCATTACCGCCTTCGCCGAGGCGACCGGACTATCGCGCAAGCATCTGTCGCAGATCATCAACGGCCATGTCGGCATCACCCCCGACACGGCCGTGCGCCTTGGCGAAGTCCTTGGAACCTCCGCCCACATGTGGATGAACGGCCAGACCACCTATGACCTCTGGCACGCCCAACGCCGTCTGACCGAAGGCCGTCCGGTTCACTCGGGAGCCTTCGCGGTTCATCCTGACAATGGCGCGCCCGCGTAG
- a CDS encoding flagellar hook protein FlgE: MSLGGAFTNSSMAMITQSHALGQISTNVANINTTGYKQVDTNFKTLLSESTANFDFFGVKPVDYRRVSEQGGLLTTGRNLDVAIGGQGLFMVNQQADLSGETFYTRDGSFGARVAKETVGKVVAGNSYLSTQDGYYVMGWAADQAAVQAGTEPFPVNDTKTGTITGARALSPIQLNTRAEADGQATTAAVVRANINALATTTQSLGIPVWGPEVTTTAADGTTSSTWPRQNVSLEFTPVAGTQNSWTVAVSDPNGGTTGTATPAQVTFNGDGTLLSPDDGQLAVAVTYANGTTGTIAVDIDALTQVSGATQIRNLDTNGYKEGSLISTNIDASGVLSGTYSNGQTLPLYKLALTDFQANDHLEAIGKNLYRASDAAGESRIFSADSAASVGTTVTSGALEQSTVDLGDQFSKMITTQTAYSSSATVFRTCDEMSQTVSGLKR, encoded by the coding sequence ATGAGCCTGGGTGGCGCGTTCACCAATAGTTCGATGGCGATGATTACCCAGTCCCATGCCCTGGGCCAGATTTCGACGAATGTCGCCAATATCAACACCACCGGCTACAAGCAGGTGGATACCAATTTCAAAACACTGCTGTCGGAATCCACCGCCAATTTCGATTTTTTCGGGGTAAAGCCCGTCGATTACCGGCGGGTGAGCGAACAGGGCGGGTTGCTGACCACCGGGCGCAATCTTGATGTCGCCATCGGCGGCCAGGGACTGTTCATGGTCAATCAGCAAGCCGATCTGTCGGGGGAGACCTTCTATACCCGCGATGGCTCCTTTGGCGCGCGGGTGGCGAAGGAAACCGTTGGCAAGGTGGTCGCGGGCAATTCCTATCTCTCCACCCAGGACGGCTATTACGTGATGGGATGGGCGGCCGATCAGGCCGCGGTGCAGGCGGGAACCGAGCCTTTCCCGGTCAATGACACCAAGACCGGGACGATCACCGGGGCGCGGGCGCTGAGCCCGATCCAGCTCAACACCCGGGCCGAGGCCGACGGTCAGGCGACCACCGCCGCCGTGGTGCGCGCCAATATCAACGCTTTGGCGACCACCACCCAAAGCCTGGGCATCCCCGTCTGGGGGCCGGAAGTGACGACGACGGCGGCCGACGGCACCACCTCGTCGACTTGGCCGCGTCAGAACGTGTCCTTGGAATTCACGCCGGTCGCCGGCACCCAGAACAGCTGGACGGTGGCGGTCTCCGATCCCAATGGCGGCACCACCGGTACGGCGACCCCGGCCCAGGTGACCTTCAACGGTGACGGCACCTTGCTCAGCCCCGACGATGGGCAGCTTGCCGTTGCCGTCACCTATGCCAATGGTACCACCGGCACCATCGCCGTTGATATCGACGCCCTGACCCAGGTCAGCGGCGCCACCCAGATCCGCAATCTTGATACCAATGGTTACAAGGAAGGGTCGCTGATCAGCACCAACATCGATGCCAGCGGCGTGCTGTCGGGCACCTATTCCAACGGCCAGACCCTGCCGCTTTACAAGCTGGCGCTGACCGATTTCCAGGCCAATGACCACCTGGAGGCGATCGGCAAGAACCTGTACCGGGCAAGCGACGCCGCCGGGGAAAGCCGGATCTTCAGCGCCGATAGCGCCGCCAGCGTCGGCACCACCGTGACCTCCGGGGCGCTGGAGCAATCCACCGTCGATCTGGGCGATCAGTTCAGCAAGATGATCACCACCCAGACCGCCTATTCCTCGTCCGCCACCGTTTTCCGCACCTGCGATGAAATGTCGCAGACGGTTTCGGGGCTGAAACGCTAA
- a CDS encoding bifunctional sulfur carrier protein/thiazole synthase protein has product MGGGDRSDPQPADDPFTVAGRVFSSRLLVGTGKYRDFEETARAIEASGAEIVTVAVRRVNVSDPSQPMLVDYVDPAKYTYLPNTAGCFTADEAVRTLRLAREAGGWSLVKLEVLGDQRTLYPNMAETFLAAEALIRDGFEVMVYCADDPIAAKRLEDMGCVAIMPLGSLIGSGLGIINPYTIRLIKESVSVPVLVDAGVGTASDAAVAMELGCDGVLMNTAIAQAKDPVRMARAMRLAIEAGRLSYQAGRMPRKLYADPSSPLAGLI; this is encoded by the coding sequence ATCGGTGGCGGCGACCGCTCGGACCCCCAGCCGGCCGATGATCCGTTCACCGTGGCCGGTCGGGTGTTCTCGTCGCGGCTGCTGGTCGGCACCGGCAAATACCGCGATTTCGAGGAGACCGCCCGGGCGATCGAAGCCAGCGGCGCCGAAATCGTCACCGTCGCCGTGCGCCGGGTCAATGTCAGCGATCCGTCGCAGCCGATGCTGGTCGATTACGTCGATCCCGCCAAATACACCTATCTGCCCAATACGGCCGGCTGTTTCACCGCCGACGAGGCCGTGCGCACCCTGCGGCTGGCCCGCGAGGCCGGCGGCTGGTCGCTGGTCAAGCTCGAGGTTCTCGGCGATCAGCGCACGCTTTATCCCAATATGGCCGAGACCTTCCTGGCCGCCGAGGCCCTGATTCGCGACGGCTTCGAGGTGATGGTCTATTGCGCCGATGATCCGATCGCCGCCAAGCGGCTGGAGGATATGGGCTGCGTGGCGATCATGCCGCTGGGGTCGCTGATCGGCTCGGGGCTGGGTATCATCAACCCCTATACCATCCGCCTGATCAAGGAGAGCGTCAGCGTTCCCGTGCTGGTCGACGCCGGGGTGGGAACCGCCTCCGACGCCGCCGTGGCCATGGAACTGGGCTGCGACGGCGTGTTGATGAACACGGCCATCGCCCAGGCCAAGGACCCGGTGCGCATGGCGCGCGCCATGCGGCTGGCGATCGAGGCCGGGCGGCTGAGCTATCAGGCCGGCCGCATGCCGCGCAAACTCTACGCCGATCCGTCCTCGCCGCTGGCCGGGCTGATCTAG
- the aroQ gene encoding type II 3-dehydroquinate dehydratase, translating into MTARPILILNGPNLNLLGTRQPEIYGATTLADIRVLCEERAAALGLAIDFRQSNHEGELVTWIQEARHGHGAIILNAAAYTHTSVAILDALLACEKPVIEVHLSNIHRREDFRRHSYVSAAAVGMICGFGALGYALALEAVAGQPGVRS; encoded by the coding sequence ATGACAGCACGCCCCATCCTCATCCTCAACGGCCCCAATCTCAATCTGCTCGGCACCCGCCAACCCGAAATCTACGGGGCGACCACCTTGGCCGACATCCGGGTTTTGTGCGAGGAACGGGCGGCCGCCCTTGGCCTTGCCATCGATTTCCGCCAGTCCAATCACGAGGGTGAATTGGTCACCTGGATTCAGGAGGCCCGCCACGGCCACGGGGCGATCATCCTCAACGCCGCCGCCTATACCCATACCTCGGTGGCCATCCTCGACGCCCTGCTCGCCTGTGAAAAGCCGGTGATCGAGGTTCATTTGTCCAATATTCACCGACGCGAGGACTTCCGCCGACACTCCTATGTGTCGGCGGCCGCCGTCGGCATGATCTGCGGTTTCGGGGCGCTGGGCTACGCGCTCGCCCTCGAGGCCGTCGCCGGCCAACCGGGCGTTCGGAGCTGA
- a CDS encoding acetyl-CoA carboxylase biotin carboxyl carrier protein — protein MANTPIDSDAIRALAELLDETGLTEIEYDSGALRIRIAKGGAMTGVTYASAPAAIAAAAPAAVADPADHPGAIKAPMVGVVYHSSEPGAAAFVQVGDQVAQGQTLVLIEAMKTFNPVRAPRAGTVAAILVDDATPVEFGEPLIILE, from the coding sequence ATGGCGAACACCCCCATCGACAGCGACGCGATCCGCGCCCTCGCCGAGTTGCTCGACGAAACCGGGCTGACCGAGATCGAATACGATAGCGGAGCCCTGCGTATCCGCATCGCCAAAGGCGGTGCCATGACCGGGGTGACCTATGCCAGCGCGCCGGCCGCCATCGCCGCCGCCGCTCCGGCCGCGGTCGCCGATCCGGCCGATCACCCCGGGGCCATCAAGGCGCCGATGGTCGGCGTCGTCTATCATTCCAGCGAACCCGGCGCCGCCGCCTTCGTGCAGGTCGGCGATCAGGTCGCCCAGGGCCAGACCCTGGTGCTGATCGAGGCCATGAAGACCTTCAATCCGGTCCGCGCGCCGCGCGCCGGTACGGTGGCGGCCATTCTGGTCGACGACGCCACTCCGGTGGAATTCGGCGAACCCCTGATCATCCTCGAGTGA